The following proteins come from a genomic window of bacterium:
- a CDS encoding DUF5320 domain-containing protein yields the protein MPRGDGTGPWGLGPMTGRAAGLCAGYPVPGYLNPIPGRGWFGFPGFGVGRGGLPWGGGRGRTFGGGRGWWWRGFYGFGLPYAYPYYPQPTAQEELQVLKEQANALKSEMEAIEARMSELKKQEQSKK from the coding sequence ATGCCAAGAGGAGATGGAACAGGTCCTTGGGGATTAGGACCGATGACAGGTAGGGCTGCAGGCCTTTGTGCCGGTTATCCTGTGCCAGGATATCTTAACCCCATTCCTGGTCGTGGCTGGTTTGGATTTCCGGGATTTGGAGTTGGAAGAGGTGGACTCCCATGGGGTGGTGGAAGAGGTCGTACATTTGGAGGTGGGAGAGGCTGGTGGTGGAGAGGGTTTTATGGCTTCGGCTTACCGTATGCATATCCATATTATCCACAGCCGACAGCTCAGGAGGAACTACAGGTGTTGAAGGAACAGGCTAATGCCTTAAAGAGCGAGATGGAAGCAATTGAGGCTCGTATGAGTGAACTAAAGAAGCAGGAGCAGAGCAAAAAGTAA
- a CDS encoding DUF5320 family protein, which yields MPRGNGTGPRGQGPGTGRGLGRRAGNPQGGMGIGTPRGMRRGGGKSIVGGFGPGGYCVCPSCRTKVSHQAGSPCNEMSCPKCGAKMTRG from the coding sequence ATGCCGAGAGGTAATGGAACTGGACCAAGAGGACAGGGTCCTGGGACTGGTAGAGGGCTTGGGCGTAGGGCTGGAAACCCACAGGGTGGTATGGGAATTGGAACTCCTCGTGGAATGAGACGAGGAGGAGGCAAAAGTATAGTTGGAGGTTTTGGTCCCGGTGGTTATTGTGTATGCCCATCCTGTAGAACGAAAGTTTCACATCAAGCAGGAAGTCCTTGCAACGAGATGAGTTGTCCTAAGTGTGGGGCTAAGATGACAAGAG